The following are encoded together in the Streptomyces sp. NBC_00341 genome:
- the hisB gene encoding imidazoleglycerol-phosphate dehydratase HisB gives MTREARVGRVERTTKETSVLVEINLDGTGKVDVATGVGFYDHMLDQLGRHGLFDLTVKTDGDLHIDSHHTIEDTALALGAAFRQALGDKVGIYRFGNCTVPLDESLAQVTVDLSGRPYLVHTEPENMAPMIGEYDTTMTRHILESFVAQAQIALHVHVPYGRNAHHIVECQFKALARALRYASEHDTRAAGILPSTKGAL, from the coding sequence ATGACTCGCGAGGCCCGCGTAGGAAGAGTGGAGCGGACCACCAAGGAAACCTCCGTGCTCGTCGAGATCAACCTCGACGGCACCGGCAAGGTCGATGTCGCGACCGGGGTCGGCTTCTACGACCACATGCTCGACCAGCTCGGCCGCCACGGACTGTTCGACCTCACGGTCAAGACCGACGGCGACCTGCACATCGACTCGCACCACACCATCGAGGACACCGCCCTCGCGCTCGGCGCCGCCTTCCGGCAGGCCCTCGGCGACAAGGTCGGCATCTACCGCTTCGGCAACTGCACCGTCCCGCTGGACGAGTCGCTCGCCCAGGTCACCGTCGACCTCTCCGGCCGCCCCTACCTGGTGCACACCGAGCCCGAGAACATGGCGCCGATGATCGGCGAGTACGACACGACGATGACCCGGCACATCCTGGAGTCGTTCGTCGCCCAGGCGCAGATCGCCCTGCACGTCCACGTCCCGTACGGGCGCAACGCCCACCACATCGTGGAGTGCCAGTTCAAGGCGCTCGCCCGCGCCCTGCGTTACGCCAGCGAGCACGACACGCGTGCGGCCGGAATCCTCCCCTCCACGAAGGGCGCGCTGTGA